One region of Glycine max cultivar Williams 82 chromosome 9, Glycine_max_v4.0, whole genome shotgun sequence genomic DNA includes:
- the LOC100818507 gene encoding B3 domain-containing transcription factor VRN1 isoform X4, with amino-acid sequence MLQINISSSQEAIALFFFFFISFSALLSQKSHFAFTLRSHLRIHNMTSARNKHPLPPAVHFVKIILTTSLADGILLPKKFTRKYGDGMSNPVFLKPADGTEWKIHYTKHGGEIWFQKGWKEFATYYSLDHGHLLFFEYEGTSHFDVHIFDSSALEIDYPSHGTHEGKDNLVEISDDSVEILGEQFSCQNTRGSSPQPCKKMKNSITTNVERSPNVVNLHQHVPTISNSSQKATFMKQMLDEDDGIGIFNTEYPKVEQSTSTALKKASTFRSEHPFFRLVMKPSFINGYYLEIPPQFAERYLKKTHAIVILEILDGRTWSVICSATRLTEGWQKFASENNLNVGDVCVFELIQKIQGLCFKVSIYQGAEEPICPISQVMKIYMT; translated from the exons ATGCTACAGATAAACATTTCATCATCTCAAGAAGCTAtagcattgtttttttttttttttatctcattttctgCATTGTTGAGTCAGAAATCCCATTTTGCTTTTACCCTCAGATCTCATCTCAGGATCCATAACATGACTTCCGCACGGAATAAGCATCCTTTGCCTCCTGCAGTTCATTTCGTTAAGATTATTCTCACAACAAGTCTTGCAGATGGAATACTT CTTCCAAAAAAATTCACTCGAAAATACGGGGATGGCATGTCAAACCCGGTGTTTCTCAAGCCTGCAGATGGCACTGAATGGAAAATACATTATACCAAGCATGGTGGTGAGATTTGGTTTCAAAAGGGTTGGAAAGAGTTTGCAACATACTATTCTCTAGATCATGGTCACTTGCTGTTCTTTGAATATGAAGGAACTTCTCATTTTGATGTGCACATATTTGACAGTAGTGCCCTTGAAATAGACTATCCTTCCCATGGTACTCATGAGGGAAAGGACAATCTTGTGGAGATCAGTGATGATTCGGTGGAAATTTTGGGTGAGCAATTTTCCTGCCAAAACACTAGAGGGTCATCTCCTCAACCttgtaagaaaatgaaaaatagcaTAACTACAAATGTCGAAAGAAGCCCCAATGTGGTAAACTTGCATCAGCATGTCCCAACTATAAGTAATAGCTCTCAAAAGGCAACATTCATGAAGCAAATGTTAGATG AAGATGATGGCATAGGCATTTTTAACACCGAATACCCAAAAGTAGAGCAGTCAACTTCTACGGCTTTAAAAAAAGCCTCAACATTCAGATCTGAACATCCCTTCTTCAGGCTTGTCATGAAGCCATCCTTTATTAATGGATATTACCTG GAAATACCACCTCAATTTGCCGAAAGATATTTGAAGAAAACACATGCAATTGTCATCCTTGAGATTTTGGATGGGAGAACTTGGTCTGTTATTTGTTCTGCAACTAGACTTACTGAGGGATGGCAGAAATTTGCAtcagaaaataatttgaatgtGGGGGATGTTTGTGTTTTTGAACTGATCCAGAAGATCCAGGGCCTTTGTTTTAAGGTTTCCATCTATCAAGGTGCTGAAGAACCAATTTGCCCCATTTCACAAG TGATGAAGATATATATGACTTGA
- the LOC100818507 gene encoding B3 domain-containing transcription factor VRN1 isoform X2, translating to MLQINISSSQEAIALFFFFFISFSALLSQKSHFAFTLRSHLRIHNMTSARNKHPLPPAVHFVKIILTTSLADGILLPKKFTRKYGDGMSNPVFLKPADGTEWKIHYTKHGGEIWFQKGWKEFATYYSLDHGHLLFFEYEGTSHFDVHIFDSSALEIDYPSHGTHEGKDNLVEISDDSVEILGEQFSCQNTRGSSPQPCKKMKNSITTNVERSPNVVNLHQHVPTISNSSQKATFMKQMLDEDDGIGIFNTEYPKVEQSTSTALKKASTFRSEHPFFRLVMKPSFINGYYLEIPPQFAERYLKKTHAIVILEILDGRTWSVICSATRLTEGWQKFASENNLNVGDVCVFELIQKIQGLCFKVSIYQGAEEPICPISQGGTSSQRSSQVKSRSKLKILTIRYIALKRASKFTSENPFFMVTLTTKLKSIITRDVHVPMDFVRKHLVNVKQKLMMIHFRKKLWPVRFVVRESSTVSGNLSTGWAWFVRENELQRGDVCIFELFNREDATFDAHVFRGHREVMH from the exons ATGCTACAGATAAACATTTCATCATCTCAAGAAGCTAtagcattgtttttttttttttttatctcattttctgCATTGTTGAGTCAGAAATCCCATTTTGCTTTTACCCTCAGATCTCATCTCAGGATCCATAACATGACTTCCGCACGGAATAAGCATCCTTTGCCTCCTGCAGTTCATTTCGTTAAGATTATTCTCACAACAAGTCTTGCAGATGGAATACTT CTTCCAAAAAAATTCACTCGAAAATACGGGGATGGCATGTCAAACCCGGTGTTTCTCAAGCCTGCAGATGGCACTGAATGGAAAATACATTATACCAAGCATGGTGGTGAGATTTGGTTTCAAAAGGGTTGGAAAGAGTTTGCAACATACTATTCTCTAGATCATGGTCACTTGCTGTTCTTTGAATATGAAGGAACTTCTCATTTTGATGTGCACATATTTGACAGTAGTGCCCTTGAAATAGACTATCCTTCCCATGGTACTCATGAGGGAAAGGACAATCTTGTGGAGATCAGTGATGATTCGGTGGAAATTTTGGGTGAGCAATTTTCCTGCCAAAACACTAGAGGGTCATCTCCTCAACCttgtaagaaaatgaaaaatagcaTAACTACAAATGTCGAAAGAAGCCCCAATGTGGTAAACTTGCATCAGCATGTCCCAACTATAAGTAATAGCTCTCAAAAGGCAACATTCATGAAGCAAATGTTAGATG AAGATGATGGCATAGGCATTTTTAACACCGAATACCCAAAAGTAGAGCAGTCAACTTCTACGGCTTTAAAAAAAGCCTCAACATTCAGATCTGAACATCCCTTCTTCAGGCTTGTCATGAAGCCATCCTTTATTAATGGATATTACCTG GAAATACCACCTCAATTTGCCGAAAGATATTTGAAGAAAACACATGCAATTGTCATCCTTGAGATTTTGGATGGGAGAACTTGGTCTGTTATTTGTTCTGCAACTAGACTTACTGAGGGATGGCAGAAATTTGCAtcagaaaataatttgaatgtGGGGGATGTTTGTGTTTTTGAACTGATCCAGAAGATCCAGGGCCTTTGTTTTAAGGTTTCCATCTATCAAGGTGCTGAAGAACCAATTTGCCCCATTTCACAAG GTGGAACTTCAAGTCAAAGATCTTCACAGGTGAAAAGCCGCTCCAAGTTGAAGATCTTAACAATCAGATACATAGCACTAAAAAGAGCTAGCAAATTCACATCAGAAAATCCCTTTTTCATGGTCActttaactacaaaattaaagTCAATTATAACCAGAGACGTG CATGTGCCGATGGACTTTGTCAGAAAGCATTTAGTAAACGTGAAGCAGAAGTTGATGATGATACACTTTAGAAAGAAATTGTGGCCGGTAAGGTTTGTCGTCCGTGAAAGTTCTACTGTTTCAGGCAATCTCTCTACTGGTTGGGCCTGGTTTGTAAGAGAAAATGAACTGCAACGTGGAGATGTGTGTATCTTTGAGCTTTTCAACAGAGAAGATGCAACATTTGATGCTCATGTTTTCAGAGGACACCGTGAGGTAATGCATTAG
- the LOC100818507 gene encoding B3 domain-containing transcription factor VRN1 isoform X1 codes for MLQINISSSQEAIALFFFFFISFSALLSQKSHFAFTLRSHLRIHNMTSARNKHPLPPAVHFVKIILTTSLADGILLPKKFTRKYGDGMSNPVFLKPADGTEWKIHYTKHGGEIWFQKGWKEFATYYSLDHGHLLFFEYEGTSHFDVHIFDSSALEIDYPSHGTHEGKDNLVEISDDSVEILGEQFSCQNTRGSSPQPCKKMKNSITTNVERSPNVVNLHQHVPTISNSSQKATFMKQMLDEDDGIGIFNTEYPKVEQSTSTALKKASTFRSEHPFFRLVMKPSFINGYYLEIPPQFAERYLKKTHAIVILEILDGRTWSVICSATRLTEGWQKFASENNLNVGDVCVFELIQKIQGLCFKVSIYQGAEEPICPISQVHPSTNWTGGTSSQRSSQVKSRSKLKILTIRYIALKRASKFTSENPFFMVTLTTKLKSIITRDVHVPMDFVRKHLVNVKQKLMMIHFRKKLWPVRFVVRESSTVSGNLSTGWAWFVRENELQRGDVCIFELFNREDATFDAHVFRGHREVMH; via the exons ATGCTACAGATAAACATTTCATCATCTCAAGAAGCTAtagcattgtttttttttttttttatctcattttctgCATTGTTGAGTCAGAAATCCCATTTTGCTTTTACCCTCAGATCTCATCTCAGGATCCATAACATGACTTCCGCACGGAATAAGCATCCTTTGCCTCCTGCAGTTCATTTCGTTAAGATTATTCTCACAACAAGTCTTGCAGATGGAATACTT CTTCCAAAAAAATTCACTCGAAAATACGGGGATGGCATGTCAAACCCGGTGTTTCTCAAGCCTGCAGATGGCACTGAATGGAAAATACATTATACCAAGCATGGTGGTGAGATTTGGTTTCAAAAGGGTTGGAAAGAGTTTGCAACATACTATTCTCTAGATCATGGTCACTTGCTGTTCTTTGAATATGAAGGAACTTCTCATTTTGATGTGCACATATTTGACAGTAGTGCCCTTGAAATAGACTATCCTTCCCATGGTACTCATGAGGGAAAGGACAATCTTGTGGAGATCAGTGATGATTCGGTGGAAATTTTGGGTGAGCAATTTTCCTGCCAAAACACTAGAGGGTCATCTCCTCAACCttgtaagaaaatgaaaaatagcaTAACTACAAATGTCGAAAGAAGCCCCAATGTGGTAAACTTGCATCAGCATGTCCCAACTATAAGTAATAGCTCTCAAAAGGCAACATTCATGAAGCAAATGTTAGATG AAGATGATGGCATAGGCATTTTTAACACCGAATACCCAAAAGTAGAGCAGTCAACTTCTACGGCTTTAAAAAAAGCCTCAACATTCAGATCTGAACATCCCTTCTTCAGGCTTGTCATGAAGCCATCCTTTATTAATGGATATTACCTG GAAATACCACCTCAATTTGCCGAAAGATATTTGAAGAAAACACATGCAATTGTCATCCTTGAGATTTTGGATGGGAGAACTTGGTCTGTTATTTGTTCTGCAACTAGACTTACTGAGGGATGGCAGAAATTTGCAtcagaaaataatttgaatgtGGGGGATGTTTGTGTTTTTGAACTGATCCAGAAGATCCAGGGCCTTTGTTTTAAGGTTTCCATCTATCAAGGTGCTGAAGAACCAATTTGCCCCATTTCACAAG TGCATCCTTCAACCAACTGGACAGGTGGAACTTCAAGTCAAAGATCTTCACAGGTGAAAAGCCGCTCCAAGTTGAAGATCTTAACAATCAGATACATAGCACTAAAAAGAGCTAGCAAATTCACATCAGAAAATCCCTTTTTCATGGTCActttaactacaaaattaaagTCAATTATAACCAGAGACGTG CATGTGCCGATGGACTTTGTCAGAAAGCATTTAGTAAACGTGAAGCAGAAGTTGATGATGATACACTTTAGAAAGAAATTGTGGCCGGTAAGGTTTGTCGTCCGTGAAAGTTCTACTGTTTCAGGCAATCTCTCTACTGGTTGGGCCTGGTTTGTAAGAGAAAATGAACTGCAACGTGGAGATGTGTGTATCTTTGAGCTTTTCAACAGAGAAGATGCAACATTTGATGCTCATGTTTTCAGAGGACACCGTGAGGTAATGCATTAG
- the LOC100818507 gene encoding B3 domain-containing transcription factor VRN1 isoform X3, producing MLQINISSSQEAIALFFFFFISFSALLSQKSHFAFTLRSHLRIHNMTSARNKHPLPPAVHFVKIILTTSLADGILLPKKFTRKYGDGMSNPVFLKPADGTEWKIHYTKHGGEIWFQKGWKEFATYYSLDHGHLLFFEYEGTSHFDVHIFDSSALEIDYPSHGTHEGKDNLVEISDDSVEILGEQFSCQNTRGSSPQPCKKMKNSITTNVERSPNVVNLHQHVPTISNSSQKATFMKQMLDEDDGIGIFNTEYPKVEQSTSTALKKASTFRSEHPFFRLVMKPSFINGYYLEIPPQFAERYLKKTHAIVILEILDGRTWSVICSATRLTEGWQKFASENNLNVGDVCVFELIQKIQGLCFKVSIYQGAEEPICPISQACADGLCQKAFSKREAEVDDDTL from the exons ATGCTACAGATAAACATTTCATCATCTCAAGAAGCTAtagcattgtttttttttttttttatctcattttctgCATTGTTGAGTCAGAAATCCCATTTTGCTTTTACCCTCAGATCTCATCTCAGGATCCATAACATGACTTCCGCACGGAATAAGCATCCTTTGCCTCCTGCAGTTCATTTCGTTAAGATTATTCTCACAACAAGTCTTGCAGATGGAATACTT CTTCCAAAAAAATTCACTCGAAAATACGGGGATGGCATGTCAAACCCGGTGTTTCTCAAGCCTGCAGATGGCACTGAATGGAAAATACATTATACCAAGCATGGTGGTGAGATTTGGTTTCAAAAGGGTTGGAAAGAGTTTGCAACATACTATTCTCTAGATCATGGTCACTTGCTGTTCTTTGAATATGAAGGAACTTCTCATTTTGATGTGCACATATTTGACAGTAGTGCCCTTGAAATAGACTATCCTTCCCATGGTACTCATGAGGGAAAGGACAATCTTGTGGAGATCAGTGATGATTCGGTGGAAATTTTGGGTGAGCAATTTTCCTGCCAAAACACTAGAGGGTCATCTCCTCAACCttgtaagaaaatgaaaaatagcaTAACTACAAATGTCGAAAGAAGCCCCAATGTGGTAAACTTGCATCAGCATGTCCCAACTATAAGTAATAGCTCTCAAAAGGCAACATTCATGAAGCAAATGTTAGATG AAGATGATGGCATAGGCATTTTTAACACCGAATACCCAAAAGTAGAGCAGTCAACTTCTACGGCTTTAAAAAAAGCCTCAACATTCAGATCTGAACATCCCTTCTTCAGGCTTGTCATGAAGCCATCCTTTATTAATGGATATTACCTG GAAATACCACCTCAATTTGCCGAAAGATATTTGAAGAAAACACATGCAATTGTCATCCTTGAGATTTTGGATGGGAGAACTTGGTCTGTTATTTGTTCTGCAACTAGACTTACTGAGGGATGGCAGAAATTTGCAtcagaaaataatttgaatgtGGGGGATGTTTGTGTTTTTGAACTGATCCAGAAGATCCAGGGCCTTTGTTTTAAGGTTTCCATCTATCAAGGTGCTGAAGAACCAATTTGCCCCATTTCACAAG CATGTGCCGATGGACTTTGTCAGAAAGCATTTAGTAAACGTGAAGCAGAAGTTGATGATGATACACTTTAG